The Campylobacter sp. CN_NE2 genome contains a region encoding:
- the bioB gene encoding biotin synthase BioB, producing the protein MSDLNFINEMKNKAIAGECLSKNEALNLAKTSDLDALLDAANEIRQICCGDEFNFCSIINARSGKCSENCKYCAQSAHFKTGCETYSLLDAAPVLQMAGQNEKAKVHRFSLVASGRGISENDKDMPKIEQIYRALREQTNLHLCASFGLATKEALQKLKDSGVKTYHHNLETSRRFYPRICTTHTYDDRVQTIKNCHAVGLDVCSGGIFGLGESVEDRIDMAFELRTLGVSSVPINILMPISGTPLQNCAPLSEEEILRSIAVYRFILPRVYLRFAGGRVKLGKSIEKALNSGVNSAITGDFLTTTGDSIKGDIKLVASLGFKI; encoded by the coding sequence ATGAGCGATTTAAATTTTATAAACGAGATGAAAAACAAGGCTATCGCCGGTGAGTGTTTAAGCAAAAACGAAGCGTTAAATTTAGCTAAAACTAGCGATTTGGACGCACTTTTGGACGCGGCAAATGAGATTAGGCAAATTTGCTGTGGCGATGAGTTTAATTTTTGCTCGATTATAAATGCGCGTTCTGGCAAATGCTCGGAAAATTGCAAATATTGCGCCCAGTCTGCGCATTTTAAAACAGGTTGCGAAACTTACTCGCTTTTGGATGCTGCGCCCGTTTTGCAAATGGCAGGGCAAAACGAAAAGGCAAAAGTTCATCGCTTTTCGCTCGTTGCTAGTGGTCGCGGGATAAGCGAAAATGACAAAGATATGCCAAAAATCGAGCAAATTTATCGTGCGCTAAGAGAGCAGACGAATTTGCACCTTTGCGCTTCGTTTGGGCTTGCCACAAAAGAAGCCTTGCAAAAGCTTAAAGATAGTGGCGTGAAAACCTATCATCACAACTTAGAGACTTCGCGCAGGTTTTATCCGCGAATTTGCACCACGCACACTTACGACGATAGGGTGCAAACTATCAAAAACTGCCACGCTGTCGGGCTTGATGTGTGTAGCGGCGGGATTTTTGGGCTTGGCGAGAGCGTGGAAGACCGCATAGATATGGCGTTTGAGTTGCGCACACTTGGCGTAAGCTCCGTGCCGATAAACATTTTAATGCCGATTTCAGGCACTCCGCTTCAAAACTGCGCTCCGCTTAGCGAAGAAGAAATTTTACGCTCTATCGCCGTGTATCGCTTTATTTTACCACGCGTTTATCTGCGTTTTGCGGGCGGACGCGTAAAGCTAGGTAAAAGTATCGAAAAGGCGCTAAATTCCGGCGTAAATTCGGCTATTACAGGGGATTTTCTCACCACCACCGGCGATAGTATAAAAGGCGATATAAAGCTTGTCGCTTCGTTAGGATTTAAGATTTAG
- the hisIE gene encoding bifunctional phosphoribosyl-AMP cyclohydrolase/phosphoribosyl-ATP diphosphatase HisIE: MNLKIDWQKVGGLLPVVVQNDANGEVLMMAYMNEEALNLSLKSGFAHYFSRTKNRIWKKGEESGNVQKIKSATLDCDFDTLLLKVEQTRNACHTGKKSCFFNEISLENGENSANLAQNEIVSKPKYDILDEIYHTCLERKFSANTEKSYVASLYAKGENAYLKKIAEEACEFALACKDLSKAEKYAKFGIESFGEHKKDEPKFDAVYEGADILFHMLVALADHGIHPENLLSELNRRHGISGIDEKKSRK; the protein is encoded by the coding sequence ATGAATTTAAAGATTGATTGGCAAAAGGTCGGTGGTTTGCTTCCTGTGGTGGTGCAAAATGACGCTAACGGCGAAGTTTTGATGATGGCATATATGAACGAAGAAGCGCTAAATTTAAGCCTAAAAAGCGGTTTTGCACACTATTTTTCACGCACAAAAAATCGCATTTGGAAAAAAGGCGAAGAAAGCGGAAATGTCCAAAAAATCAAATCTGCCACGCTGGACTGCGATTTTGATACGCTTTTGTTAAAAGTGGAGCAAACCCGCAACGCGTGTCATACCGGCAAAAAATCGTGCTTTTTTAATGAAATTTCGCTTGAAAACGGCGAAAATTCGGCAAATTTAGCACAAAATGAAATAGTTTCAAAGCCGAAATATGACATTTTAGATGAAATTTATCACACTTGTTTAGAGCGAAAATTTAGTGCAAATACCGAAAAATCCTATGTAGCAAGTCTGTATGCCAAAGGCGAAAATGCTTATCTTAAAAAAATCGCCGAAGAAGCGTGCGAGTTCGCATTAGCGTGTAAAGATTTAAGCAAAGCCGAAAAATACGCTAAATTCGGCATTGAAAGTTTCGGCGAACATAAAAAAGACGAGCCGAAATTTGACGCCGTTTATGAAGGGGCTGACATTTTATTTCACATGCTAGTTGCCCTTGCAGATCACGGAATTCACCCTGAAAATTTGCTAAGCGAACTTAATCGCAGACACGGCATTAGCGGGATTGATGAGAAAAAATCAAGAAAATAA
- the uvrA gene encoding excinuclease ABC subunit UvrA, translating into MNDTIKITGAREHNLQNINLEIPKNKLVVFTGLSGSGKSTLAFDTLYAEGQRRYVESLSSYARQFLDRVGKPDIDKIDGLTPAIAIDQKTTSKNPRSTVGTITEIYDYLRLLYARVGVQHCHQCGKPISKMSSSDIIAEVMKLPNGTKISILSPLVREKKGTFADMIENLRNQGFVRAIIDGVMVRLDEDIELSKTKKHTIKVVIDRTAVNSENSVRIASDIEKSLKLSYGEVEIDIANADEMGLERNFIHYSEHMACFDCKISFTPLEPLAFSFNSPKGACESCDGLGIRFSLDLNKIINENISIEDGAVKLMYGFNKSYYYKFLLGFCEANGISVKVPYVELSEDEKKLILYGNVKEVPFYWKHHKLMRKFEGAIKYAYDLLKNENDLDEYMSEKICSDCGGKRLKPESLAVKVANLTLGEVISLSIDECVEFFSNESNFSKFSEQQSQIAMPILKEINERLFFLKDVGLGYLTLGRDARTISGGEAQRIRIASQIGSGLSGVMYVLDEPSIGLHERDTIKLIKTLRNLQQKGNSVIVVEHDKKTIEEADFVVDIGPGAGKYGGNVVFAGSVEKLLKSDTQTALYLTHKKEINYQKNRAQELWLGIKNVNINNIKGLNAKFPLRNLVGITGVSGSGKSSLVLQTILPRALEQLNHAKKVKIVKDAKISGLENLDKVIYLDQTPIGRTPRSNPATYTGVMDEIRALFAATKEAALRGYKIGRFSFNVKGGRCEKCAGEGEIKIEMHFLPDISVICDVCSGTRYNAQTLEILYKNKNIAEVLAMSIDEALEFFKAVPKIQTKLKTLQDVGLGYVALGQPATTLSGGEAQRVKLAKELSRTDTGNTLYILDEPTTGLHFADVDRLVRVLHHLVDLGNSVFVIEHNMDIIKNCDYLIDMGPEGGDGGGKIIAQGTPKQLAKAYKKTGSYTGEFLAKEI; encoded by the coding sequence ATGAACGATACAATCAAAATAACGGGCGCAAGAGAGCATAATCTGCAAAATATAAATTTAGAGATTCCAAAAAATAAACTTGTAGTTTTTACGGGGCTTTCTGGTTCTGGCAAAAGCACTTTGGCGTTTGATACGCTTTATGCCGAGGGTCAAAGACGCTATGTAGAGAGCCTTTCAAGCTACGCTAGGCAGTTTTTAGATCGCGTTGGAAAGCCTGACATCGATAAAATCGACGGGCTAACACCTGCTATTGCGATAGATCAAAAAACCACTTCCAAAAACCCACGATCTACCGTGGGGACGATAACTGAAATTTATGATTATTTGCGACTTTTATACGCTAGGGTTGGCGTTCAGCATTGTCATCAGTGTGGAAAACCGATTTCAAAAATGAGTTCAAGCGATATTATCGCAGAAGTTATGAAGCTTCCTAATGGCACGAAAATCTCCATTTTATCACCTTTGGTGCGTGAAAAAAAAGGCACATTTGCCGATATGATTGAAAATTTGCGAAATCAAGGCTTTGTCAGAGCTATCATAGACGGCGTTATGGTTCGCCTAGATGAAGACATCGAGCTATCAAAAACCAAAAAACACACGATAAAAGTCGTCATCGACCGCACCGCCGTAAATAGCGAAAATTCGGTGCGTATCGCAAGTGATATAGAAAAATCTTTAAAACTTAGCTACGGCGAAGTTGAAATCGACATCGCAAACGCTGACGAGATGGGCTTAGAACGAAATTTTATACATTATAGCGAACACATGGCGTGTTTTGATTGTAAAATTTCATTTACGCCACTTGAACCACTCGCATTTAGCTTTAACTCGCCAAAAGGGGCGTGCGAGAGTTGCGACGGGCTTGGAATTCGTTTTAGCCTTGATTTAAACAAAATCATCAACGAAAATATCAGCATTGAAGACGGCGCAGTTAAACTAATGTATGGCTTTAACAAGAGTTATTATTATAAATTTTTGCTTGGTTTTTGCGAAGCAAACGGCATTAGCGTGAAAGTCCCTTACGTCGAACTTAGCGAAGACGAAAAAAAGCTCATTTTATATGGAAATGTCAAGGAAGTGCCGTTTTACTGGAAACACCACAAACTAATGCGTAAATTTGAAGGCGCGATAAAATACGCCTATGATTTGCTAAAAAATGAAAATGATTTGGACGAATATATGAGCGAAAAAATTTGCTCGGATTGTGGTGGCAAACGCCTAAAACCTGAGAGTTTAGCCGTGAAAGTAGCGAATTTAACGCTTGGAGAAGTCATAAGTCTAAGCATTGATGAGTGCGTGGAATTTTTTTCAAACGAAAGCAATTTTAGCAAATTTAGCGAACAACAAAGTCAAATTGCGATGCCGATTTTAAAAGAAATCAACGAACGACTTTTCTTTTTAAAAGATGTCGGACTTGGCTATCTAACACTTGGTCGCGACGCTAGGACGATTAGCGGTGGCGAAGCGCAACGCATTCGCATAGCTAGTCAAATCGGAAGTGGGCTAAGCGGCGTAATGTATGTTTTAGATGAGCCAAGTATCGGGCTACATGAGCGAGATACGATAAAACTCATTAAAACTTTGCGAAATTTGCAACAAAAAGGAAATTCTGTTATCGTCGTCGAACACGATAAAAAAACCATTGAAGAAGCCGATTTTGTGGTTGATATTGGTCCGGGAGCCGGTAAATATGGCGGAAATGTCGTATTTGCAGGAAGTGTGGAAAAACTGCTAAAAAGCGACACACAAACTGCCCTTTATCTAACGCATAAAAAAGAGATAAATTATCAAAAAAATAGAGCGCAAGAGCTATGGCTAGGCATAAAAAATGTGAATATCAATAATATAAAAGGCTTAAATGCGAAATTTCCTTTGCGAAATTTGGTAGGCATTACAGGCGTAAGCGGTAGCGGAAAAAGCTCACTCGTGCTTCAAACCATTTTACCAAGGGCATTAGAACAGCTAAATCACGCCAAAAAGGTTAAAATCGTAAAAGATGCAAAAATTTCAGGCTTAGAAAATTTAGACAAAGTTATTTATCTTGATCAAACCCCAATCGGTCGCACTCCGCGTTCAAATCCTGCTACTTACACAGGTGTCATGGACGAAATTCGCGCCCTTTTTGCCGCTACAAAAGAAGCTGCCTTGCGTGGGTATAAAATCGGGCGTTTTAGCTTCAATGTCAAAGGTGGGCGTTGCGAAAAATGCGCAGGAGAGGGCGAAATAAAAATCGAAATGCACTTTTTGCCTGATATTAGCGTGATTTGCGATGTTTGTAGTGGCACTCGTTACAACGCTCAAACACTTGAAATTTTATACAAAAACAAAAATATCGCCGAAGTTTTGGCTATGAGTATCGATGAAGCTTTGGAATTTTTCAAAGCCGTGCCAAAAATTCAAACAAAACTTAAAACGCTCCAAGATGTGGGGCTTGGCTATGTGGCTCTGGGGCAACCTGCCACTACGCTAAGTGGCGGCGAAGCCCAAAGGGTAAAACTAGCAAAAGAGCTAAGTCGCACGGATACGGGCAATACGCTTTATATCTTAGATGAGCCGACCACCGGGCTTCATTTTGCCGATGTCGATAGGCTTGTTCGAGTGCTTCATCATTTGGTGGATTTGGGGAATTCGGTTTTTGTAATCGAGCATAATATGGATATTATCAAAAATTGCGATTATCTCATTGATATGGGACCAGAAGGCGGGGACGGCGGCGGAAAAATCATAGCACAAGGAACGCCAAAGCAGTTAGCGAAAGCTTACAAAAAAACGGGCTCTTATACGGGTGAATTTTTAGCGAAAGAGATTTAA
- a CDS encoding phosphorylase family protein produces the protein MILIHTALLCEAMPIIERFKLKLDKSEKFKIYKNEQIWLCVLGVGAKNTANLAEILCVNSFNKVINLGICGCSDKSVKIGEIFCINEKIEGFKTANLECVSSPQTAIKAKLCDMESDEFRRICTEFNVPFLIVKIVSDHLNTERISKNFVYNLVKNQIKNIERIL, from the coding sequence ATGATTTTGATTCATACGGCACTTTTATGCGAAGCAATGCCGATAATAGAGCGATTTAAGCTAAAACTAGATAAAAGCGAAAAATTTAAAATTTACAAAAACGAGCAAATTTGGCTCTGTGTTTTGGGTGTGGGAGCAAAAAATACGGCAAATTTAGCTGAAATTTTATGCGTAAATTCTTTTAACAAAGTTATAAATTTAGGAATTTGTGGTTGTAGTGATAAAAGTGTTAAAATCGGCGAAATTTTTTGCATAAATGAAAAAATCGAAGGCTTTAAAACGGCAAATTTAGAGTGCGTCTCTTCGCCACAAACAGCGATAAAAGCTAAGCTTTGCGATATGGAAAGCGATGAATTTAGGCGAATTTGCACCGAATTTAATGTGCCATTTTTAATAGTAAAAATCGTAAGCGATCATCTAAACACTGAGAGAATTTCAAAGAATTTTGTGTATAATCTTGTCAAAAATCAAATCAAAAATATAGAAAGAATTTTATGA
- a CDS encoding SPL family radical SAM protein has translation MNLDSKTADFLTNLFEKYHFSFQEKKQISEFAIDFEAWCEKPIYEYFDENFVPNFCKFDEHSHAKEIFVNLRKIWQDLKQTKHSYANFTPNLTPKQNEISLFSSDKIALGRCPVASVNTRCCNLLTLDAVQSCGFDCSYCSIQSFYNGGKIGFNTEFAKNLKNLKLNPNQIYHIGTGQSSDSLMWGDKFGILSALCEFAKNNPNVILELKSKSDNIKFLLENEIPKNLIATFSLNTPTIVENEEHFSANLNARLKAAKALSDKGILVGFHFHPMVWYENYQSEYADIFAHLQSEFDPQNIACVSFGTLTFIKSVIKKLRERKRKSKILQMPLCEINGKFSYPHEIKKEMFKFAYESFTKWHGKVFFYMCMEEKLLWSECFGYEFGSNDEMERAMKKAYFEKIALKGAR, from the coding sequence ATGAATTTAGACAGCAAAACGGCAGATTTTTTGACAAATTTATTTGAAAAATATCATTTTTCGTTTCAAGAAAAAAAGCAAATCAGCGAATTTGCAATCGATTTTGAAGCGTGGTGCGAAAAGCCAATTTATGAGTATTTTGATGAAAATTTTGTGCCGAATTTTTGCAAATTTGATGAGCATTCTCATGCAAAAGAGATTTTTGTAAATTTGCGAAAAATTTGGCAAGATTTAAAGCAAACTAAGCATAGTTATGCAAATTTCACTCCAAATTTAACGCCAAAACAAAATGAAATTTCGCTTTTTAGTAGCGATAAAATCGCACTTGGGCGTTGTCCTGTGGCTAGTGTTAATACAAGGTGTTGCAACCTTTTAACGCTTGATGCCGTGCAGTCATGCGGATTTGATTGCTCATATTGTTCTATTCAATCTTTTTACAACGGTGGTAAAATCGGCTTTAATACCGAATTTGCTAAAAATTTAAAGAATTTAAAGCTCAATCCAAACCAAATCTATCATATCGGCACAGGTCAAAGCTCGGACTCGCTTATGTGGGGCGATAAATTCGGCATTTTATCGGCTCTTTGTGAATTTGCGAAAAACAATCCAAATGTGATTTTAGAGCTTAAAAGCAAATCTGATAATATTAAATTTTTGCTAGAAAACGAAATTCCAAAGAATTTAATCGCAACTTTTTCGCTAAATACACCTACAATAGTGGAAAATGAAGAGCATTTTAGTGCAAATTTAAACGCGAGATTAAAAGCGGCAAAGGCTTTGAGCGATAAAGGAATTTTGGTTGGTTTTCACTTTCACCCGATGGTTTGGTATGAAAATTATCAAAGCGAATACGCTGACATTTTCGCGCATTTACAAAGCGAATTTGACCCGCAAAATATCGCTTGTGTGAGCTTTGGCACGCTTACATTTATAAAAAGCGTTATCAAAAAATTGCGTGAGAGAAAACGAAAATCAAAAATTTTGCAAATGCCTTTGTGCGAAATCAACGGCAAATTTTCGTATCCACACGAAATCAAAAAAGAGATGTTTAAATTCGCCTATGAAAGTTTTACAAAGTGGCATGGCAAGGTATTTTTTTATATGTGTATGGAAGAAAAATTGCTTTGGAGCGAGTGTTTTGGCTATGAGTTTGGCTCAAATGACGAGATGGAAAGGGCGATGAAAAAGGCATATTTTGAAAAAATCGCCTTAAAGGGGGCAAGATGA
- a CDS encoding SDR family oxidoreductase — MKALVTGVGGGIGGECAKILKANGYEILTLKSRFENLNELEKEVSELSQKHEISALLLCAGVGKFDPLECQKAGEIANLININLSANLIITSLLLKNLKRNHAHIIGISSIEALRFSKFSCAYSASKAGLRAFLLSLFEENRKEIKVTCINPDIVKTPFYDDLRFEPSDDESSYIDAEEIANLVLEILRTKSVVADITIRPKILKLNKKSF; from the coding sequence ATGAAAGCTTTGGTAACGGGCGTTGGTGGCGGTATCGGCGGGGAGTGCGCGAAAATTTTAAAAGCAAACGGCTATGAAATTTTGACACTAAAAAGCCGTTTTGAAAATTTAAATGAGCTTGAAAAAGAAGTTAGCGAACTCTCGCAAAAGCACGAAATTTCGGCACTTTTGCTCTGTGCGGGTGTTGGCAAATTTGACCCGCTTGAATGCCAAAAAGCAGGCGAAATCGCAAATTTAATCAATATAAATTTAAGCGCAAATTTAATCATAACTTCGCTTTTGCTTAAAAATTTAAAACGCAACCACGCCCATATCATCGGCATTTCATCGATTGAAGCTTTGCGTTTTAGTAAATTTTCTTGTGCGTATAGTGCTTCTAAGGCAGGGCTAAGGGCTTTTTTGCTCTCGCTTTTTGAAGAAAATCGCAAAGAAATCAAGGTTACATGTATAAACCCTGACATCGTCAAAACGCCGTTTTACGATGATTTGCGTTTTGAGCCAAGCGACGATGAGAGCTCATATATCGACGCGGAAGAGATAGCAAATTTGGTTTTGGAAATTTTACGCACAAAGTCGGTGGTTGCAGATATAACGATACGACCGAAAATTTTAAAACTAAATAAAAAATCTTTTTGA
- a CDS encoding c-type cytochrome, producing MKKSLIVCAALAAFACSSFAADGEALFKKCAACHGAKAEKSYLNKVPVLTTLDKEARLADMKAYKAGTIGEGKGKIGMGAVMKGQMATMSDDDMAAVNDFIETLK from the coding sequence ATGAAAAAATCACTAATCGTTTGCGCTGCTCTTGCAGCTTTTGCATGTAGTTCTTTTGCGGCTGACGGCGAAGCACTATTTAAAAAATGTGCTGCTTGTCATGGTGCAAAAGCAGAAAAATCTTACCTAAATAAGGTTCCTGTACTTACAACTTTGGACAAAGAAGCTAGACTAGCTGATATGAAAGCTTACAAAGCAGGCACAATCGGCGAAGGCAAAGGTAAAATCGGCATGGGTGCAGTTATGAAAGGTCAAATGGCTACTATGAGCGATGACGATATGGCTGCTGTTAATGATTTCATCGAAACTTTGAAATAA
- a CDS encoding cyclic peptide export ABC transporter has product MKEILNKFTPALIKQIIFMIVLNAIYSGSSIAILSFINKYLLKLETKNLQIMFFFFALLLLFLGLSILSRAVLCKIETNFVFNLRSKIIKQIIDTKYQKIEQAGQANLLASLSSDISRLTDGFMRISELVQGVMMVIFVGIYIAYISFDMFLFLFFWIGALMIIWHFFMKKVIANFDAYRQGEDALYKNYKASIEGHKELSINSVKAKNLYENKFLPNATNLRQTSLRAQIYQAFASNFMSIMLLGAVGVVLYYGLGGSKEDLANAVTVALTVLFLRGPLMTVAFSFPSLLRAKIAFNKIQDLNLDEFKPEFWSESLPEWKSLKLKNINFRYKNSEFGLKNINLEINSGEIVFLVGDNGSGKSTLFMILAGLYEATSGEIWVDDTKITEQNLQSYRNNISAIFSDFYLFDDVLGDEEIAKAWLEKMALTGKVNIEKGEKSENEASKFAKFSTTNLSSGQRKRLAMVSTLLENNKFLMLDEWAADQDPVFRKQFYEEILGTLKAKGYTIFAISHDDRYFEYADKIYKMKNGEISRLK; this is encoded by the coding sequence ATGAAAGAAATTTTAAACAAATTTACTCCTGCTTTAATCAAACAGATAATTTTTATGATTGTTTTAAATGCCATTTATAGTGGTTCAAGCATAGCGATTCTATCGTTTATAAATAAATATTTGCTAAAACTTGAAACAAAAAATCTTCAAATAATGTTTTTCTTTTTTGCTTTACTTTTGCTGTTTTTAGGGCTTTCTATACTATCTCGTGCCGTGCTTTGCAAAATCGAAACAAATTTTGTGTTTAATCTTAGAAGCAAAATCATAAAACAAATCATCGACACAAAATACCAAAAAATCGAGCAAGCAGGTCAGGCAAATTTACTTGCGTCCCTTTCTAGCGACATTTCTCGCTTGACTGACGGCTTTATGCGAATTTCCGAACTCGTCCAAGGTGTGATGATGGTGATTTTCGTGGGAATTTATATCGCTTATATCTCTTTTGATATGTTTTTATTTTTGTTTTTTTGGATTGGTGCATTGATGATTATTTGGCACTTTTTTATGAAAAAGGTTATTGCAAATTTCGACGCTTACAGGCAGGGCGAAGATGCACTTTATAAAAACTATAAAGCAAGTATCGAAGGACATAAAGAGCTTTCTATCAACTCTGTTAAAGCAAAAAATTTATACGAAAACAAATTTCTGCCAAATGCAACAAATTTACGCCAAACATCGCTAAGAGCGCAAATTTATCAGGCTTTTGCTAGTAATTTTATGAGCATTATGCTTTTAGGCGCAGTTGGTGTTGTGCTTTATTACGGGCTTGGCGGAAGCAAAGAAGATCTTGCAAATGCCGTAACCGTTGCACTTACTGTTTTGTTTTTAAGAGGGCCTTTGATGACCGTTGCCTTTTCGTTTCCTAGTTTGCTTCGTGCAAAAATCGCTTTTAATAAAATTCAAGATTTAAATTTGGACGAATTTAAGCCTGAATTTTGGAGTGAAAGTCTGCCTGAGTGGAAAAGCCTAAAACTAAAAAACATAAATTTCAGATACAAAAACAGCGAATTTGGTTTAAAAAATATAAATTTAGAGATAAATAGTGGCGAAATCGTGTTTTTAGTAGGCGATAACGGAAGCGGAAAATCAACGCTTTTTATGATTTTAGCAGGACTTTATGAAGCCACTAGCGGGGAAATTTGGGTAGATGACACCAAAATCACGGAGCAAAATTTACAAAGTTATCGAAATAACATAAGTGCGATTTTTAGCGACTTTTACCTGTTTGACGATGTTTTGGGAGATGAAGAGATCGCCAAAGCATGGCTAGAAAAAATGGCATTAACAGGTAAAGTAAATATCGAAAAAGGTGAAAAAAGCGAAAACGAAGCAAGTAAATTTGCCAAATTTAGCACGACAAATCTTTCTAGTGGTCAGCGAAAACGCCTTGCGATGGTTAGCACACTTTTAGAAAATAATAAATTTTTAATGCTTGATGAGTGGGCAGCCGATCAAGATCCTGTTTTTAGAAAGCAGTTTTACGAAGAAATTTTAGGAACCCTAAAAGCCAAAGGTTATACGATTTTTGCAATCAGCCACGATGATAGATATTTTGAGTATGCAGATAAAATTTACAAAATGAAAAACGGCGAAATTTCTCGCTTAAAATAG
- a CDS encoding Rieske 2Fe-2S domain-containing protein, with protein MSVKFKERRDFIGLAFGATAAVGGILALGGLKKSWDPLPSVRAAGFTTIDLGGVKEGELYVTQWRKKPIFVLKKTAQMEANEKRDIVVDGARYIVCIGLCTHLGCIPSYNPSKQLFVCACHGGQFDVSGENVFGPPPRPLDIPPFKIEGTKIVLGEEGPEYKALMQA; from the coding sequence ATGTCTGTAAAATTTAAAGAACGACGCGATTTTATTGGACTTGCCTTTGGTGCGACTGCTGCTGTGGGTGGCATATTGGCACTTGGCGGTTTGAAAAAATCGTGGGATCCGCTTCCTAGCGTTAGAGCAGCGGGTTTTACGACTATTGATTTGGGTGGCGTTAAAGAAGGCGAACTCTATGTAACTCAATGGCGAAAAAAACCTATTTTTGTGCTTAAAAAAACCGCACAAATGGAAGCAAACGAAAAAAGAGATATTGTAGTCGATGGTGCTAGATATATAGTATGTATCGGTCTTTGCACACATTTGGGTTGTATTCCTAGCTATAATCCTAGCAAACAACTTTTTGTATGTGCCTGTCATGGGGGTCAGTTTGATGTGAGTGGCGAAAATGTTTTTGGACCACCGCCAAGACCGCTTGATATTCCGCCGTTTAAAATCGAAGGCACTAAGATAGTTTTGGGCGAAGAAGGCCCTGAATATAAAGCCTTAATGCAAGCGTAG
- a CDS encoding cytochrome b produces the protein MAHITKATSLLDWFDQRLAVKKFMKVMVSEYWIPKNINFLWAMGVILMTLFVVLFLSGLMLVMYYKPDAALAFDSVNKTIMQEVEYGWLWRHIHAVAASVVFLVMYIHLFTGLYYRSYKQGREMIWVSGMLLFMIFSAEAFSGYMLPWGQMSYWAAMVITNLFGGIPVIGDAVVEWIRGDYAVSDPTLTRFFMLHVCLLPIVVIAVIALHFYALRFPHVNNLEGEEIDFELEAEKYLKGETKESKVIPFWPGFLSKDFFYLSIFMIFFFYLVGFHFDFAMDPINFDPANDMKTPAHIYPEWYFLWQYEILRGFFFDVGPLKAADIGLIAFAFAGISLILVPWMDRSSVVEPAHKNKAYLVWFWVLVIDMILLSLFGKLPADGSTLGVLNTYWGFLLSIIYIFLIVVFLPLITIAERKER, from the coding sequence ATGGCACATATCACAAAAGCTACTAGCCTTTTAGATTGGTTTGATCAAAGACTAGCTGTTAAAAAATTTATGAAAGTTATGGTGAGTGAATATTGGATTCCAAAAAATATTAACTTCCTATGGGCTATGGGCGTTATTTTGATGACGCTTTTTGTTGTTTTATTTTTAAGCGGTTTAATGCTTGTAATGTATTATAAACCGGACGCAGCATTAGCGTTTGATAGCGTAAATAAAACTATCATGCAAGAAGTTGAGTATGGTTGGCTATGGCGACATATACACGCTGTTGCTGCTTCTGTTGTATTTTTAGTAATGTATATCCACTTATTTACTGGACTTTATTATCGCTCTTACAAACAAGGCAGAGAGATGATTTGGGTAAGCGGTATGCTACTATTTATGATTTTCTCAGCCGAAGCATTTAGTGGATATATGCTTCCTTGGGGACAAATGAGCTACTGGGCTGCGATGGTTATCACAAATTTATTTGGCGGAATTCCTGTTATTGGGGATGCTGTTGTTGAGTGGATTAGAGGTGATTATGCCGTAAGTGATCCAACACTAACTAGATTTTTCATGCTCCATGTTTGTTTATTGCCGATTGTTGTTATTGCCGTGATTGCGCTTCACTTTTATGCTTTAAGATTTCCGCATGTAAATAATTTAGAGGGCGAAGAGATTGATTTTGAGCTTGAAGCAGAAAAATACTTAAAAGGCGAAACAAAAGAGAGCAAAGTTATTCCATTTTGGCCGGGATTTTTATCAAAAGACTTTTTCTACCTATCAATCTTTATGATTTTCTTCTTCTACTTGGTAGGTTTTCACTTTGATTTTGCTATGGATCCGATTAACTTTGATCCTGCAAATGATATGAAAACACCTGCTCATATTTATCCTGAGTGGTATTTCTTGTGGCAATATGAAATTTTAAGAGGATTTTTCTTTGATGTTGGTCCTTTAAAAGCAGCAGACATTGGTCTTATAGCGTTTGCGTTTGCCGGAATTTCACTGATTTTAGTTCCTTGGATGGATAGAAGTAGCGTTGTAGAACCGGCACACAAAAACAAAGCATATTTGGTCTGGTTTTGGGTTTTGGTTATTGATATGATACTTTTAAGTCTATTTGGTAAATTACCTGCTGACGGATCTACGCTTGGTGTATTAAATACTTACTGGGGATTTTTGCTATCTATAATATACATATTCTTAATAGTAGTATTTTTGCCTTTGATAACAATAGCTGAAAGAAAAGAAAGGTAA